One Syntrophorhabdaceae bacterium genomic region harbors:
- a CDS encoding MFS transporter — protein MEKRHTFISKQFFLLNAIYFLTFSNLAIFFNYYNYLKTLDIDSKWFGFLTGLDAFIAMILRPIVSPFFTHRNATTTILWGTILVFFSLLGYIPAKTLVPMMVVRTVHGISLVILSSALTAYTVKFIPPERSAQAFSIISVSFLLPYTVIPFAVECILSCLKRYEFMFVFACVLMLPVFPLLFYINRKSKMKIECLSIKEQDKISFNDMMLNIRNIQISSLLLISVMTFISFSTLYYFLKSLAIHIGAPDTGYFFTIYSMTLIFVRVICGHLFDRANKSLLLFLSIIFTAICYIFIGNAGSMAMLYLGGFFFGIGIGVLFPVINGIAFNISHAKMRGINLNLMIETRDLGFFLGPVLSAYIINHHSIEQLFLFCGILSLCSTFLILFVARDKMELITK, from the coding sequence ATGGAAAAAAGACACACATTTATCTCAAAACAGTTCTTCTTATTGAACGCCATATATTTTCTCACATTCAGTAACCTTGCCATATTCTTTAATTATTACAACTATCTCAAGACCCTTGATATTGATTCAAAGTGGTTCGGTTTTTTAACAGGGCTTGATGCCTTTATTGCTATGATATTAAGACCTATTGTAAGCCCTTTCTTTACCCATAGGAATGCCACAACTACCATCCTCTGGGGCACCATACTGGTATTCTTTTCACTCCTGGGATATATACCTGCCAAGACATTGGTTCCCATGATGGTTGTAAGAACCGTCCATGGGATAAGCCTGGTTATACTCTCGAGCGCATTGACGGCATATACGGTCAAATTTATTCCACCTGAAAGAAGCGCCCAGGCATTTAGTATCATCTCTGTGAGCTTTCTCTTGCCTTATACTGTCATTCCCTTTGCAGTGGAGTGCATACTCTCCTGTCTTAAAAGGTATGAATTTATGTTCGTATTTGCCTGTGTCCTTATGCTACCTGTATTTCCCTTGCTCTTCTATATTAATAGAAAGTCAAAAATGAAGATAGAGTGTTTATCCATAAAAGAACAAGATAAAATCTCCTTTAATGACATGATGCTCAACATAAGAAATATCCAAATATCATCTCTACTTCTCATCTCTGTTATGACCTTTATCTCATTTTCTACCCTCTATTATTTCTTAAAAAGCCTTGCCATACACATAGGTGCCCCTGACACAGGTTATTTCTTTACCATATACTCTATGACCTTAATTTTTGTAAGGGTCATTTGCGGTCATCTATTCGACAGGGCCAATAAATCTCTCCTTTTATTCCTGTCCATAATATTTACTGCCATATGTTACATATTCATAGGCAATGCAGGCTCTATGGCCATGCTTTATCTCGGTGGATTTTTTTTCGGTATAGGCATCGGCGTTCTGTTTCCTGTTATAAATGGCATTGCCTTCAATATCTCCCATGCAAAGATGAGGGGTATTAATCTCAACCTAATGATAGAAACCAGAGACCTGGGTTTCTTCTTAGGCCCTGTTTTATCTGCCTATATAATAAATCACCATAGCATAGAGCAATTGTTTCTGTTCTGTGGTATACTTTCCTTATGTTCAACCTTCCTCATATTGTTTGTGGCGAGAGATAAAATGGAATTGATTACAAAATGA
- a CDS encoding MFS transporter, which produces MKGIADTNQRTKPLFTSEFLSLCLVIITAFCNVSVFYSFYNYLGIIEIPVIWRGFLVGLEPMAAFCLRLFVVPWLHGRNAYGVLMLSMAFLIIVSLSYLWVRTVSGLVLVRIVHGATFVMLTSAVISLMVNFIPQEKSGQGFSALAIATMIPYAVVPSAAEALMPYVRTAADIYAGVSVLSVFSLILMFVLCKKITGAIRGMDNVLTERLRLQEIKENFQAHQVLTFLLGILFVYLAHSTYFYFMKDLTIYMGVGNVGVFFSLTTFTMIAVRLLGTILFDRLDKLKLLIFNLFVLMLCFIILPVTKNLMVYYCLAVIYGGSIGIAFPVLNALLFSASAPRMQGLNTNMALFAMDAGFFLTPYLGGILIASGADFKSVFYTASGFVFMCLILMTMLLKREERPILL; this is translated from the coding sequence ATGAAAGGAATAGCGGATACTAACCAACGAACAAAACCCCTCTTTACCAGTGAATTCCTTTCCTTATGTCTGGTGATAATAACGGCCTTCTGTAATGTGAGCGTCTTTTATAGTTTCTATAATTATCTGGGCATCATAGAGATACCCGTTATATGGCGGGGCTTTCTGGTAGGGCTTGAGCCCATGGCAGCATTCTGTCTCCGCCTCTTTGTGGTGCCTTGGCTCCATGGCAGAAATGCCTATGGGGTATTAATGCTCTCTATGGCATTTTTAATCATTGTTTCACTATCTTATCTATGGGTGAGAACTGTTTCAGGATTGGTTTTAGTGAGGATTGTCCATGGTGCCACCTTTGTAATGCTCACATCTGCAGTGATTTCACTCATGGTTAACTTTATTCCCCAGGAAAAGAGCGGGCAGGGATTTAGTGCCTTGGCCATAGCCACCATGATCCCCTATGCTGTAGTTCCTTCTGCTGCAGAAGCCCTTATGCCCTATGTGCGAACTGCAGCGGATATCTATGCAGGTGTTTCTGTCCTATCAGTTTTTTCTTTAATCCTGATGTTTGTTTTATGCAAGAAGATCACAGGGGCGATAAGGGGAATGGATAATGTCCTTACAGAGAGATTGAGATTACAGGAAATAAAGGAGAACTTTCAGGCTCATCAGGTGCTCACTTTTCTTTTGGGGATACTATTTGTCTATCTGGCACACTCCACCTATTTTTATTTTATGAAAGACCTTACAATATATATGGGTGTGGGTAACGTGGGTGTATTTTTCAGCCTAACAACCTTTACCATGATTGCCGTGCGCCTCCTGGGCACAATCCTATTCGACAGATTGGATAAATTGAAACTCCTTATATTTAACCTTTTTGTTTTGATGCTATGTTTTATTATACTACCGGTTACAAAGAACCTGATGGTCTATTATTGCCTTGCCGTCATTTACGGTGGCAGTATCGGCATTGCCTTCCCTGTCCTTAACGCACTTCTGTTTTCTGCCTCTGCCCCACGTATGCAGGGACTCAATACGAATATGGCATTATTTGCCATGGATGCAGGATTTTTTCTCACGCCATATTTAGGAGGGATATTGATTGCCTCAGGGGCGGACTTCAAGTCAGTGTTCTATACTGCTTCGGGATTTGTATTTATGTGCCTCATATTAATGACTATGCTTTTAAAAAGAGAGGAGAGACCAATTCTCTTATGA
- a CDS encoding DUF763 domain-containing protein: MGTKRAITNLPLHYGKAPAWLFSKMKSFAAAIMDVILMEFGERELLSRLSDPIWFQAMGCAAGFDWHSSGLTTTLCGALKEGLSLMGNDVPLAICGGKARSAMATPKEITLYGEKWGIDVKDFTQISRLCAKIDNAAVQDGYSLYHHTFIFTKEGDWAVIQQGMNKEKKDARRYQWFSRKDLDMTCEPHTGITCDTRDKVLDLVAAESSGSRSAIVDFVKENPDKMWRTWNDISLSMPKRHYITADDFDSNRLYKMFTILYENQPESFKDLLNIKGVGPRTLSALSLVSELVYDRPPSFQDPARFSFTHGGKDGHPFPVDKKTYDKTIDVLRICVDKAKIGDREKIQAFKRLYMVYRK; this comes from the coding sequence TTGGGCACAAAAAGGGCAATAACCAATCTCCCACTCCATTATGGAAAGGCGCCGGCATGGCTTTTTTCAAAGATGAAGTCCTTTGCCGCTGCCATCATGGATGTGATTTTAATGGAATTCGGTGAAAGGGAACTCCTTTCAAGGCTTTCAGATCCCATATGGTTCCAGGCCATGGGCTGTGCTGCTGGTTTTGACTGGCATAGTAGTGGTCTAACCACCACCCTGTGCGGTGCCCTGAAAGAAGGGCTTTCATTGATGGGCAATGATGTCCCATTGGCAATATGTGGTGGTAAGGCAAGAAGTGCAATGGCCACACCAAAAGAAATCACCCTATACGGAGAAAAATGGGGAATAGATGTCAAAGATTTTACCCAGATAAGTAGATTGTGTGCCAAGATAGACAATGCAGCAGTCCAGGATGGTTATAGCCTCTATCATCATACATTCATATTCACAAAAGAAGGTGATTGGGCTGTGATACAACAGGGAATGAATAAAGAAAAAAAGGATGCCCGTAGATACCAGTGGTTTTCAAGAAAAGACCTTGATATGACATGCGAACCCCATACAGGCATCACCTGTGATACAAGGGATAAGGTCCTCGACCTTGTGGCAGCAGAAAGCAGCGGTAGCCGTTCTGCCATTGTAGATTTTGTCAAAGAAAACCCTGATAAGATGTGGAGAACATGGAATGACATAAGCCTTTCCATGCCGAAAAGGCATTATATAACAGCCGATGACTTTGATTCAAACCGTCTCTATAAAATGTTTACTATTTTATATGAGAACCAGCCAGAATCCTTTAAGGACTTACTCAATATAAAAGGTGTTGGCCCAAGGACCCTATCTGCTCTTTCATTGGTTTCCGAGCTTGTATATGACAGGCCTCCCAGTTTCCAGGACCCTGCCAGGTTCAGCTTTACCCATGGAGGCAAAGATGGTCACCCATTTCCTGTGGATAAAAAGACTTATGATAAGACCATAGATGTCTTGAGGATATGTGTGGATAAGGCAAAGATAGGTGACAGGGAAAAGATCCAGGCCTTTAAGAGACTATATATGGTGTATAGAAAATAG
- a CDS encoding GNAT family N-acetyltransferase, protein MKEDIKIDIFRPSYAKGISHCFRAVYGDAYPVKTFYDGKALEDELKKGNLYPVVAIKDKEIIGVMAMYRSSAAYEGLYEIGAGIILPEYRGLGISDRLYGYICEELTKQTGIEEIFGEAVCNHTKIQKAVLHYDNVETGIEIDLMPEEAFHTEKSSSGRVSVDLHFMCLIDRPHDVYVPKLYKDWFTFLYQNKKRRRNFIASSEKILSNSKTEGRYTYFDGARVARLMLLSTGNDLISFMDSYEEDITSRGAFVSQVFFRLDSPWVGEAVKILKKKGYFLGGIAHRWFDRDGMFMQKVYGEPNWDGIQLYSERAKKILEMIKQDYRDL, encoded by the coding sequence ATGAAAGAAGATATAAAGATTGATATATTTAGGCCCTCATATGCCAAGGGCATTTCGCATTGCTTCAGGGCTGTATACGGCGATGCATACCCTGTAAAGACCTTTTACGATGGTAAAGCACTGGAGGATGAATTAAAAAAGGGGAATCTCTATCCTGTGGTTGCCATAAAAGATAAAGAGATAATAGGCGTCATGGCCATGTATCGTTCATCCGCAGCCTATGAAGGTCTGTATGAGATAGGTGCAGGTATAATTCTTCCTGAATACAGGGGGCTTGGAATCAGCGATAGGCTTTATGGATATATCTGTGAAGAACTTACAAAACAGACGGGCATTGAAGAGATATTCGGTGAGGCAGTCTGCAATCATACAAAGATACAGAAGGCTGTTCTTCATTATGATAATGTGGAGACAGGTATTGAGATAGACCTCATGCCTGAAGAGGCATTCCATACAGAAAAAAGTAGTTCTGGCAGGGTCTCTGTGGATTTACATTTTATGTGCCTTATAGACAGGCCCCATGATGTATATGTCCCTAAATTATATAAGGATTGGTTTACCTTTTTATACCAAAATAAAAAAAGAAGGCGTAATTTTATTGCCTCCAGTGAAAAGATATTGTCCAACTCTAAAACAGAAGGAAGATACACATACTTTGATGGTGCCAGAGTAGCACGTCTTATGTTGCTTTCAACAGGCAATGACCTCATATCTTTTATGGATAGTTATGAAGAGGATATCACATCAAGGGGTGCTTTTGTGTCTCAGGTGTTTTTCAGGCTTGATTCCCCGTGGGTTGGGGAAGCCGTGAAGATATTAAAGAAAAAGGGTTATTTTTTAGGGGGGATAGCCCATAGGTGGTTTGATAGAGACGGCATGTTTATGCAAAAGGTCTACGGTGAACCAAACTGGGATGGGATACAACTTTATAGTGAACGGGCAAAAAAGATCCTTGAGATGATAAAACAAGATTATAGAGACCTTTGA
- a CDS encoding ABC transporter substrate-binding protein, translating to MKRFLFYMTLLFVTIGLTGVLLSYGCKECPIFKKEKKVKVGILFPLSGILADKGKDCVSGAVLAIEEINAAGGIRALGGATIEPVYGDTEGNHEKGAKETERLINEKGVVAIIGTYQSSVTKVATQVSERLETPFIVSISLADIITDRGFRYTFRIQPKAEFYARDQARFLKELYNDYGYKVRKVVLIHENTDFGTSTALAQKTAFQKHGIKVVGRISYSASDATDLTKEVSKALVLKPDAIVAVTYLNDSILIRKALIKLNANIPFLDTAGGTVSPEYVKALGRLANGTLTSSEYSKYAKNAKGLNDRFLKKFGTDITGDSAYTYQAVLVLKDALERARSLDKKRLRAALAATELTRGENLILPSDWLRFDINGQNEFGQLFICQIQKGELMPVWPKEFAAARVVLKW from the coding sequence ATGAAAAGGTTTCTATTTTACATGACGCTACTTTTTGTTACTATTGGGCTAACAGGTGTCCTTCTGTCCTATGGCTGTAAAGAATGCCCTATTTTTAAAAAGGAAAAAAAGGTAAAGGTAGGTATCCTATTTCCTCTAAGCGGCATCCTTGCAGATAAAGGAAAGGATTGTGTTTCTGGGGCAGTCCTTGCCATAGAAGAGATAAATGCAGCAGGGGGGATCCGTGCATTGGGAGGGGCTACCATTGAACCTGTATATGGTGACACAGAAGGAAACCATGAAAAAGGCGCTAAAGAGACAGAAAGGTTAATCAATGAAAAAGGGGTAGTAGCCATAATCGGCACATATCAGAGCAGTGTAACAAAGGTGGCTACCCAGGTATCAGAAAGACTGGAGACCCCTTTTATAGTTAGCATTTCCCTTGCCGATATAATAACAGACCGAGGTTTTCGCTATACATTCAGGATCCAGCCAAAGGCAGAATTTTATGCCCGTGACCAGGCAAGGTTTCTAAAAGAATTATATAACGACTACGGCTATAAGGTAAGAAAGGTAGTATTAATCCATGAAAACACCGACTTTGGCACATCTACTGCCTTGGCACAAAAAACAGCCTTCCAGAAGCATGGGATTAAGGTTGTAGGACGTATCAGCTATTCTGCCAGTGATGCCACAGACCTCACTAAAGAGGTATCAAAGGCCCTGGTATTAAAACCTGATGCCATTGTAGCGGTAACATATCTCAATGACAGCATCCTTATCCGTAAGGCATTGATAAAACTCAATGCAAATATCCCTTTTCTCGATACTGCAGGGGGCACAGTTTCACCGGAATATGTAAAAGCCCTCGGCAGGCTTGCCAACGGCACCCTTACTTCATCAGAATACTCAAAATATGCCAAAAATGCCAAGGGACTAAATGACCGTTTTCTCAAGAAGTTTGGCACAGATATAACAGGAGACAGTGCATATACATATCAGGCTGTCTTGGTGCTGAAAGATGCCCTTGAGAGGGCAAGATCGCTGGATAAAAAGAGGCTGAGGGCTGCCTTAGCAGCTACCGAACTAACAAGAGGCGAAAACCTGATATTGCCTTCAGATTGGCTGAGGTTTGATATAAATGGACAGAATGAATTCGGGCAACTTTTTATATGTCAGATACAAAAGGGCGAACTTATGCCTGTATGGCCAAAGGAGTTTGCTGCTGCCAGAGTTGTCTTGAAATGGTAG
- the hisC gene encoding histidinol-phosphate transaminase, which produces MKQLAIDRLTPSYIRSFEAYIPSKPDEELKKLYHTSLLHRLNNNENPLGPPPQAQEVIKRFSPPKAAVYPSGDAYYLREKLAQKFHLHPDQFIVGNGANEVITFAIKAFCEKGDNIITADKTFAVYEWVAVFSGFEARLIPLKDFGFDDESMLRAIDKRTKLIFICNPNNPTGTYWDKERLIRFLEVVDNRQIVVVDEAYFEFVERDDYPDCMSLIHKYPNLVVFRTFSKMYGLAGLRIGYLAGNLDVVDIMRKTCVVYSVNTIAQQAAHAALDDEEHMVKTRRYVKEGKDFLKKELMHMGLSYVSGEGNYMMIKLPINDTLAYRKLMSQGIMVRTMTGFRYPGYIRVTISTLDVMEAFINALRKIL; this is translated from the coding sequence ATGAAACAGCTTGCCATTGATAGACTTACCCCATCATATATAAGATCCTTTGAGGCCTATATACCCAGTAAGCCTGATGAAGAGTTGAAAAAACTCTATCATACATCTCTTCTCCATAGGCTAAACAATAATGAAAACCCCCTTGGTCCGCCTCCTCAAGCCCAGGAGGTCATAAAAAGGTTTTCCCCTCCCAAGGCAGCCGTATATCCCAGTGGTGATGCCTATTATTTGAGAGAAAAACTCGCCCAAAAGTTTCATTTACATCCAGATCAATTCATTGTGGGAAACGGCGCCAATGAAGTGATAACCTTTGCAATAAAGGCTTTCTGTGAAAAAGGGGATAATATAATAACAGCAGATAAGACCTTTGCCGTCTATGAGTGGGTTGCAGTGTTCTCTGGATTTGAGGCAAGACTCATCCCTCTGAAGGACTTTGGTTTTGATGATGAGTCCATGCTTAGAGCCATAGACAAAAGGACAAAGCTTATCTTCATATGTAATCCCAATAACCCTACAGGCACATACTGGGATAAGGAAAGGCTTATAAGATTTCTTGAGGTGGTGGACAACAGGCAGATTGTGGTAGTGGATGAGGCATATTTTGAGTTTGTGGAAAGGGATGACTATCCTGATTGTATGTCTCTTATCCATAAATATCCAAACCTTGTGGTATTCAGGACATTTTCCAAGATGTATGGCCTTGCAGGATTGAGGATAGGGTATCTTGCAGGGAATCTGGATGTGGTGGATATCATGAGAAAGACCTGTGTGGTCTATTCAGTAAACACCATTGCCCAGCAGGCAGCCCATGCAGCCCTGGATGATGAAGAGCATATGGTAAAAACAAGAAGATATGTAAAAGAAGGTAAGGATTTTCTAAAGAAAGAGCTTATGCATATGGGGCTTTCCTATGTATCAGGGGAGGGAAACTACATGATGATAAAGCTTCCCATAAATGATACCCTTGCTTACAGAAAGTTGATGAGCCAAGGGATAATGGTTCGAACCATGACAGGGTTTCGCTACCCAGGATATATAAGGGTCACCATATCAACTTTGGATGTTATGGAGGCATTTATCAATGCCCTGAGAAAGATCTTATAA
- a CDS encoding cache domain-containing protein: MAELERKIKWHSSLRTKFIFVPMAIMILLLFIVSSGLIWIARQSLREAEFKTQENQADMIALMISHYIKHSIENLELFERMHNLPGLDNKRQKQVIEDFLIQRKHLFNEIALLDSRGREKVKVSRFRFFSNEELKTRENTDAFKMASQHGRYISDIFISPASGLLSIEIGVPVVNYVDKIYGFLMAELNIKRLWEEVSNIKIGEHGYAYIIDKKGRFIAFQEASTILQRYGENMEKMPPVKQFMEASQDTKRIVYEYKGLKENDVIGIYAPVDWTQWAVIAELPSSEAFAGIKKMQVYLFIFISFALLFIGIAGFFISRKMVKYIFSFIITAERIGEGDLETPIHVIDREDEIGILARTLSKMQKELKKLYKDLDAQVHHLKKTKDALEENAEKLHMLNKRMMEIIEFLPDATFVIDENKKIIAWNKACDDITGIKKADIIGTDEYARPFYGKRRPILIDFVISGNNLSDDELKTYYLSVQKKGSMIYGLSKTQYLSNKGTEFLSEVACPLFGTSGKVTGAIESIRDVTEMKRLEAQVAQSQKMEAIGTLAGGIAHDFNNLLMGIMGFVDLMLHNKDLSKEHHEMLKKIENQAISGAELAKRLLGFARGGMYELRPTDLNVIIKKTIDTFRRTRKDIVIHDVYEKELWPSEVDRVQIEQVLLNLLINAGEAMPNGGYLYIESINVEIPEGMSMQNDVKPGRYVKFSVKDTGRGMDNKTMERVFDPFFTTKEMGRGTGLGLASSFGIIKTHGGFIQVESEIGKGSTFTVFLPASDKPVEVDISEQKTLEKGNELILLVDDEEIVLDVTKAMLEALSYRVITAKGGKEAIELFNKKKSDIHLVILDMIMPDMGGEEVFYKLKHINPDIKIILSSGYSIDGKARDILNKGCNGFLQKPFKLDDLSEKIREILSSL; this comes from the coding sequence ATGGCTGAGCTGGAAAGAAAAATAAAATGGCATTCAAGCCTCAGGACAAAGTTCATCTTTGTCCCCATGGCTATTATGATTTTATTGCTCTTTATAGTTAGTTCAGGGCTCATATGGATAGCACGGCAGTCATTGAGGGAGGCAGAATTTAAGACCCAGGAAAACCAAGCAGATATGATAGCCCTCATGATCTCCCATTATATAAAACACAGCATCGAAAACCTTGAACTTTTTGAAAGAATGCATAACCTACCAGGTCTTGATAATAAAAGGCAAAAACAAGTCATTGAAGACTTTTTAATCCAAAGAAAACACCTTTTTAATGAGATTGCTCTGTTAGATAGCCGTGGTCGAGAAAAGGTAAAGGTATCCAGATTCCGCTTTTTTTCCAATGAAGAGCTTAAAACCAGAGAGAATACAGATGCCTTTAAGATGGCATCACAACATGGAAGATACATAAGTGATATATTTATATCACCGGCAAGTGGATTATTATCTATTGAGATAGGGGTCCCTGTTGTTAATTATGTGGATAAAATATACGGCTTTTTGATGGCAGAATTAAATATCAAAAGGCTATGGGAAGAGGTATCGAATATAAAGATAGGCGAACACGGTTATGCATACATCATTGATAAAAAAGGTCGTTTTATAGCATTTCAGGAGGCTTCCACCATCCTTCAAAGATACGGTGAAAATATGGAAAAGATGCCTCCTGTAAAACAGTTCATGGAGGCCTCACAAGACACCAAAAGAATCGTCTATGAATATAAAGGTCTAAAAGAAAATGATGTAATAGGTATCTATGCGCCTGTTGACTGGACCCAATGGGCTGTAATTGCCGAATTACCCAGTAGTGAGGCATTTGCAGGCATTAAAAAGATGCAGGTTTATCTTTTTATATTCATATCCTTTGCATTGCTTTTTATAGGGATAGCAGGTTTCTTCATATCAAGGAAGATGGTGAAATATATCTTTTCCTTTATCATTACAGCAGAGAGAATAGGAGAAGGAGACCTTGAAACTCCCATCCATGTGATAGACAGGGAAGACGAGATAGGTATCCTTGCCCGCACCCTCAGCAAGATGCAGAAAGAACTTAAAAAACTTTATAAAGACCTTGATGCTCAAGTTCACCACCTTAAAAAGACAAAAGATGCCCTTGAGGAAAATGCAGAGAAACTTCATATGCTAAACAAGAGGATGATGGAGATCATAGAATTTCTTCCCGACGCTACTTTTGTCATTGATGAAAACAAAAAGATTATTGCCTGGAATAAGGCGTGTGATGATATCACCGGTATAAAAAAGGCCGACATAATAGGAACAGATGAATATGCAAGGCCTTTCTATGGGAAAAGACGACCCATACTCATAGACTTTGTTATATCAGGCAACAACCTATCTGATGATGAGTTAAAAACATACTATTTGTCTGTCCAGAAAAAGGGGTCTATGATTTATGGATTATCAAAAACCCAATACCTATCCAATAAGGGCACTGAATTCCTCTCAGAGGTAGCCTGTCCGCTTTTTGGCACATCTGGAAAAGTAACCGGCGCTATTGAGTCTATTAGAGACGTGACAGAGATGAAACGTCTTGAGGCACAGGTTGCCCAGTCACAGAAGATGGAGGCTATAGGCACCCTGGCAGGAGGGATTGCCCATGATTTCAATAATCTTCTTATGGGTATTATGGGATTTGTGGACCTAATGCTTCATAATAAAGATTTGTCAAAAGAACATCACGAGATGCTAAAAAAGATAGAGAACCAGGCCATAAGCGGTGCCGAGCTTGCCAAAAGGCTCCTTGGTTTTGCCAGAGGTGGTATGTATGAGTTGAGACCTACAGACCTCAATGTTATTATTAAAAAGACTATAGATACATTCAGGAGGACAAGAAAGGATATAGTTATCCATGATGTCTATGAAAAAGAACTCTGGCCTTCTGAGGTAGATAGAGTCCAGATAGAGCAGGTATTATTGAATCTACTTATCAATGCAGGGGAGGCAATGCCCAATGGCGGTTATCTCTATATAGAATCTATTAATGTAGAGATACCAGAAGGCATGTCTATGCAAAATGATGTTAAACCTGGGAGATATGTAAAATTCTCTGTCAAGGATACTGGCAGGGGTATGGATAATAAGACCATGGAGAGGGTCTTTGACCCGTTCTTTACCACAAAAGAGATGGGCAGGGGAACGGGACTTGGCCTTGCTTCGTCTTTTGGGATAATCAAGACCCATGGAGGCTTTATACAGGTAGAGAGTGAGATAGGGAAGGGAAGCACATTTACAGTATTTCTGCCTGCATCAGATAAGCCTGTGGAGGTAGATATCTCTGAACAGAAGACATTAGAAAAAGGCAATGAATTGATCCTTCTTGTAGATGATGAGGAGATTGTTCTTGATGTTACCAAAGCCATGCTCGAGGCGCTCAGCTACAGGGTGATTACCGCAAAGGGCGGCAAGGAGGCAATTGAATTATTTAACAAGAAAAAATCAGATATCCACCTTGTTATCCTTGATATGATAATGCCGGATATGGGCGGTGAAGAGGTCTTTTATAAACTGAAACACATAAATCCTGACATAAAGATAATTTTATCCAGCGGATACAGTATTGATGGTAAGGCAAGGGATATACTCAATAAAGGCTGCAACGGCTTTTTACAGAAGCCTTTTAAATTGGACGACCTATCTGAGAAAATCAGGGAAATTTTGAGTTCATTGTAA